A single genomic interval of Nocardioides nitrophenolicus harbors:
- a CDS encoding purine-cytosine permease family protein, whose product MSTETDEPTPATTPAAPPPATTIEVNGIAPIPDDERSASPLDLFRLIFGGANTFATVVLGTFPIVFGLSFWQGVASILIGLLAGAALLAPMALFGARNGTNNAVSSSAHLGVHGRVVGSFLSLLTALAFFSISVWSSGDMLIGAAHRAIKVPENDLSLAAGYGLFAVLVLAVCIYGFRFMLLVNKVAVVATTVLFVLGIIAFAGDFDAGYQGTATGELFWPAFVGAILIVMSNPVSFGAFLGDWSRYIPRATPPRQLMGAAFGAQLATLVPFLFGLTTATIVATAEPELFAAGNYAGGLLAISPGWFMLPVCAIAVIGGLSTGTTSLYGTGLDFSSVFPRFNRVQATTFIGVFAIAFIFVGRFAIDVVTSISTFAVLIVVCTAPWMVVMMIGWYTRRGWYDSDSLQVFNRRQRGGRYWFAHGWNWRAMGAWLVSAGIGLMFVNLPGQFVGWLGDHANGIDLSIPVSLGLAAVLYLAALRVFPEPADAFGPEGPRLVPAGPAANHPIVGD is encoded by the coding sequence ATGAGCACCGAGACCGACGAGCCGACGCCCGCCACCACGCCCGCCGCCCCGCCGCCCGCGACCACGATCGAGGTCAACGGCATCGCGCCGATCCCCGACGACGAGCGCTCCGCCTCGCCGCTCGACCTGTTCCGGCTGATCTTCGGTGGCGCGAACACCTTCGCGACCGTCGTCCTCGGCACCTTCCCGATCGTCTTCGGGCTGTCCTTCTGGCAGGGCGTCGCGTCGATCCTGATCGGCCTGCTGGCGGGCGCCGCGCTGCTCGCGCCGATGGCGCTGTTCGGTGCCCGCAACGGCACCAACAACGCGGTCTCGTCGTCGGCGCACCTCGGCGTCCACGGCCGGGTGGTCGGCTCGTTCCTGTCGTTGCTGACCGCGCTCGCGTTCTTCTCGATCTCGGTCTGGTCGTCCGGCGACATGCTGATCGGCGCCGCGCACCGGGCGATCAAGGTCCCCGAGAACGACCTCAGCCTGGCCGCCGGCTACGGCCTGTTCGCCGTGCTGGTGCTGGCGGTCTGCATCTACGGCTTCCGCTTCATGCTGCTCGTCAACAAGGTCGCCGTCGTCGCGACGACGGTGCTGTTCGTGCTCGGCATCATCGCCTTCGCGGGCGACTTCGACGCGGGCTACCAGGGCACCGCCACCGGCGAGCTGTTCTGGCCGGCTTTCGTCGGCGCGATCCTGATCGTGATGTCGAACCCCGTCTCCTTCGGCGCCTTCCTGGGCGACTGGTCGCGCTACATCCCGCGCGCCACCCCGCCGCGCCAGCTGATGGGTGCCGCCTTCGGCGCGCAGCTCGCCACGCTGGTGCCCTTCCTGTTCGGGCTCACCACCGCGACCATCGTCGCGACCGCCGAGCCGGAGCTCTTCGCGGCGGGCAACTACGCCGGCGGCCTCCTCGCGATCTCCCCCGGCTGGTTCATGCTCCCCGTCTGCGCGATCGCCGTGATCGGCGGCCTGTCCACGGGCACGACTTCGCTCTACGGCACCGGCCTCGACTTCTCGAGCGTCTTCCCGCGGTTCAACCGGGTCCAGGCGACGACGTTCATCGGCGTCTTCGCGATCGCGTTCATCTTCGTCGGCCGCTTCGCCATCGACGTGGTCACCAGCATCAGCACCTTCGCCGTGCTCATCGTCGTGTGCACCGCGCCGTGGATGGTCGTGATGATGATCGGCTGGTACACCCGACGCGGCTGGTACGACTCCGACTCGCTGCAGGTCTTCAACCGCCGCCAGCGCGGCGGCCGCTACTGGTTCGCCCACGGCTGGAACTGGCGGGCGATGGGCGCCTGGCTGGTCTCGGCCGGCATCGGGCTGATGTTCGTCAACCTGCCCGGGCAGTTCGTCGGCTGGCTGGGCGACCACGCGAACGGCATCGACCTGAGCATCCCGGTCAGCCTGGGCCTGGCCGCGGTGCTCTATCTCGCGGCGCTGCGGGTCTTCCCCGAGCCGGCCGACGCGTTCGGCCCGGAGGGCCCGCGGCTGGTTCCGGCCGGGCCGGCCGCCAACCACCCGATCGTCGGGGACTGA
- a CDS encoding YybH family protein, whose translation MTDALTETAVLAAADRLVAAFAATDTAAYFASFRPDATFCFHTEPARLDDRAAYEALWASWLADGWRVLDCASSERRVQLLGESAIFTHTVRTTLRPATGVPEESSTERETIVFVAGPDGLLAVHEHLSTVPE comes from the coding sequence GTGACCGACGCCCTGACCGAGACCGCGGTGCTCGCCGCGGCGGACCGCCTGGTGGCCGCCTTCGCGGCGACCGACACGGCGGCGTACTTCGCCTCCTTCCGGCCCGACGCGACGTTCTGCTTCCACACCGAGCCCGCTCGCCTCGACGACCGCGCCGCCTACGAGGCGCTGTGGGCCTCGTGGCTCGCCGACGGCTGGCGGGTCCTCGACTGCGCCAGCAGCGAGCGCAGGGTCCAGCTCCTCGGGGAGAGCGCGATCTTCACCCACACCGTCCGTACGACGCTGCGCCCGGCCACCGGCGTACCCGAGGAGTCCTCGACCGAGCGCGAGACCATCGTGTTCGTCGCGGGTCCCGACGGTCTGCTCGCCGTCCACGAGCACCTCTCCACCGTTCCCGAGTGA
- a CDS encoding Lrp/AsnC family transcriptional regulator, with translation MDGIDARIVALLAADGRISHRTVAERTGISRSAAGARVARLLASTAVVVRGAVNPELLGHRELAHLSLRVSGPALPVARAVAERTDATLVSVTTGELPVVLELREPDRAQLAAAVAEVRALPGVAGVDVLSYDAVHRDVLGPVGPVTCDLDDVDLDLLGLLQADGRASYVALADTVGLTPAAVRRRVHRLVASAAIRIGGLARSSTYAGQRVTGVAVRLAGPADPVVAALLALSEVRFLATTYGRADLLLTVADSQPRPVLDVLEEIRAHPGVREIGTWQHVEVVKESYDALTITPVAPSAAARTPPPTAPAAARPAR, from the coding sequence GTGGACGGGATCGACGCCCGGATCGTCGCACTGCTGGCCGCCGACGGCCGGATCAGCCACCGTACGGTCGCCGAGCGCACCGGCATCTCCCGCTCCGCCGCGGGCGCCCGGGTCGCGCGGCTGCTCGCGAGCACCGCTGTCGTCGTCCGCGGCGCCGTGAACCCCGAGCTCCTCGGCCACCGCGAGCTGGCCCACCTGTCGCTGCGCGTCTCCGGTCCCGCCCTCCCGGTCGCCCGGGCGGTCGCCGAGCGCACCGACGCGACCCTGGTCTCGGTGACCACCGGCGAGCTGCCGGTCGTCCTGGAGCTGCGCGAGCCCGACCGGGCGCAGCTCGCCGCGGCCGTCGCCGAGGTCCGCGCGCTGCCCGGCGTCGCCGGCGTCGACGTGCTCAGCTACGACGCCGTGCACCGCGACGTGCTCGGCCCGGTCGGCCCGGTCACCTGCGACCTCGACGACGTCGACCTCGACCTGCTCGGCCTGCTGCAGGCCGACGGCCGGGCGTCGTACGTCGCCCTCGCCGACACCGTCGGCCTCACCCCGGCCGCCGTCCGCCGCCGGGTGCACCGCCTGGTCGCCTCGGCCGCGATCCGGATCGGCGGCCTGGCCCGCTCCTCGACGTACGCCGGACAGCGCGTCACCGGCGTCGCCGTCCGTCTCGCCGGCCCCGCAGATCCCGTCGTCGCCGCGCTGCTCGCCCTGTCCGAGGTCCGCTTCCTCGCCACCACCTACGGCCGCGCCGACCTGCTCCTCACGGTCGCCGACAGCCAGCCCCGGCCGGTGCTCGACGTCCTCGAGGAGATCCGCGCCCATCCCGGCGTCCGGGAGATCGGCACCTGGCAGCACGTCGAGGTGGTCAAGGAGTCCTACGACGCGCTCACGATCACGCCGGTAGCGCCCTCAGCAGCCGCTCGCACTCCTCCGCCAACCGCGCCCGCAGCGGCGCGCCCCGCTCGCTGA
- a CDS encoding recombinase family protein, translated as MNADSAVKVSIYARLSLDLHGTELGVERQEKECREYAEARGWTVAQVFVDNDLSATTGVERPAFERLLASRPQAILCWHLDRLLRISGDLERVIELGVDVFSKEAGWFDLSNPAGRAVARTVTAWSTYEGEQKAVRQKAAHRQRVEERGGLTATGRPWWPTRPLGFNLDGSHHEVEAPALRQVYSDLLKGGTLAAAVRYLESCGIVTQRSLDLDAKKAAQEGRRPVGKPWKASSLRPALLNPRNAGIYQYTERRRSPSGGYEEVKTEVGRAGWEPIVHEDVFRAVARILTDPSRRRHDGEVKVGFGHRENLLTGLARCIKCEHTVRAAWRRNARGERTYKVYQCGGCHGTTLPAAWADSVVGVQILFRAEQWKEALNPSAQGDVDLAALRNDEAALIARKGELAEMYVEGLVDRKALVAGLAQADRRLTEITDALADHALHSADLVHDIEHLADWATDDAGWDVNKFRPVVERMCAAIWFVGPGKGRSRETLRKHENIKIEWRAAQ; from the coding sequence ATGAACGCGGATTCGGCCGTCAAGGTGAGCATCTACGCCCGCCTGTCCCTTGACCTGCACGGCACGGAACTCGGCGTCGAACGCCAGGAGAAGGAGTGCCGGGAGTACGCCGAGGCTCGCGGCTGGACCGTCGCGCAGGTCTTTGTCGACAACGATCTGTCTGCGACGACCGGGGTCGAGCGGCCAGCGTTTGAACGCCTACTTGCTAGCCGTCCTCAAGCGATCCTTTGCTGGCATCTGGACCGCCTGCTGCGCATATCCGGCGATCTTGAGCGCGTCATTGAACTCGGCGTCGATGTCTTCTCCAAGGAGGCGGGTTGGTTCGATCTCAGCAATCCCGCAGGACGAGCGGTCGCGCGCACCGTGACTGCGTGGAGTACCTACGAGGGCGAGCAGAAGGCGGTTAGGCAGAAGGCGGCTCATCGGCAGCGCGTCGAGGAGCGGGGCGGTCTGACGGCCACCGGTCGTCCTTGGTGGCCAACGAGGCCACTTGGCTTCAACCTCGATGGATCTCACCATGAGGTCGAGGCTCCTGCATTACGTCAGGTGTACTCCGACCTGCTGAAGGGTGGGACGCTCGCGGCGGCAGTCCGGTATCTAGAAAGCTGCGGCATCGTCACCCAGCGCAGCCTTGATCTCGATGCCAAGAAGGCTGCGCAAGAGGGGCGAAGGCCGGTAGGGAAGCCCTGGAAGGCGTCAAGCCTCCGGCCGGCACTCCTGAATCCGCGCAACGCGGGGATCTACCAGTACACCGAGCGACGAAGGAGTCCAAGTGGGGGCTACGAGGAAGTCAAGACCGAGGTCGGTCGGGCGGGGTGGGAGCCGATCGTCCACGAGGATGTCTTCAGGGCAGTCGCGCGGATACTCACCGATCCCTCGCGGCGACGCCACGATGGCGAAGTAAAGGTCGGGTTCGGACACCGCGAGAACCTTTTGACCGGCCTGGCTCGTTGCATCAAGTGCGAACACACGGTGCGTGCCGCATGGCGGCGTAACGCGAGGGGCGAACGGACCTACAAGGTGTACCAGTGCGGGGGGTGTCACGGGACGACGCTTCCTGCGGCTTGGGCCGACAGTGTTGTGGGGGTGCAGATCCTCTTTCGCGCCGAGCAGTGGAAGGAAGCTCTGAACCCCTCCGCGCAAGGTGACGTTGACCTCGCGGCCCTCCGGAACGACGAGGCTGCATTGATCGCCCGTAAGGGCGAGCTAGCGGAGATGTACGTCGAGGGCTTGGTCGACCGGAAGGCGCTGGTCGCAGGACTTGCGCAGGCGGATCGTCGGCTGACGGAGATCACGGACGCTCTAGCCGACCATGCCCTGCACTCGGCAGATCTCGTTCACGACATCGAGCACTTGGCTGATTGGGCTACCGATGATGCTGGATGGGACGTCAACAAGTTTCGGCCCGTCGTGGAACGGATGTGCGCTGCCATCTGGTTTGTCGGACCGGGTAAAGGTCGTTCTCGGGAAACGCTGCGCAAGCACGAAAACATCAAGATTGAATGGCGAGCCGCCCAGTAA
- a CDS encoding PIN-like domain-containing protein, with amino-acid sequence MSDPFELVNLGDTFGGYYRASDEDWARVLQTGLVVLDTNALLDLYRLSPLARDELFKVLETLKDRLFVPHQVASEFHKRRLDAVADRIAEIQGAATTMRDHAQKVRGLLRTVSRRAHAGDAAVDSLLSQFVAAFDGASEFVDQVASEYDLEPERLLLKSDDPVLLRLETVLQGRVAPQPPVHQLEADREEGSRRADAELPPGFKDAKKEANSFGDYLWWAEVVRYAAAHPADVLLVCNDVAKGDWTYDKRGMRVGPATELVEEMAAATGRHLLMCTTAELLDRAAKHLKVNISANTVSETRHLPETLIEFKSARGKGSHHRVIPNRLLRALIGTDPRRLQPWIEQDYLPDLADDMWLWDSVRSAAVVAECLSQEMPPRFIANVLDALDERVAGKNQLVVASDGQCSWVRRRDVDAFVAQLDKEPQAVLDYRLVDTRLHRRLSALEAKYPGDPDLLEGLDEDALMVYWSNDLAGWIRANTGTGTWSEDEAG; translated from the coding sequence GTGAGCGACCCGTTCGAGTTGGTCAATCTTGGAGACACCTTCGGTGGGTACTACCGAGCCAGCGACGAGGACTGGGCACGCGTCCTGCAGACCGGGCTCGTGGTGCTGGACACCAACGCCCTGCTTGACCTCTATCGCCTGAGCCCGCTGGCGCGAGACGAACTATTCAAAGTTCTTGAAACGCTCAAGGACCGGCTGTTCGTTCCTCACCAAGTCGCGTCGGAGTTCCACAAGCGGAGACTCGATGCCGTAGCTGACCGAATAGCTGAGATTCAGGGAGCGGCGACGACGATGCGCGACCACGCGCAGAAGGTCAGAGGGCTCCTCCGTACCGTTTCCCGGAGGGCTCACGCGGGTGACGCCGCCGTGGATTCGCTTCTAAGCCAGTTCGTCGCTGCCTTCGACGGCGCAAGTGAGTTCGTGGACCAAGTGGCTTCAGAGTACGACCTCGAACCCGAAAGACTCCTACTCAAGTCCGACGATCCCGTCCTGCTGCGCCTCGAGACGGTTCTACAAGGCCGGGTCGCACCGCAACCTCCAGTGCACCAGTTGGAAGCAGATCGGGAGGAAGGCTCGCGGCGCGCCGATGCAGAACTACCTCCGGGGTTCAAGGATGCGAAGAAGGAAGCGAACTCATTCGGCGACTACCTCTGGTGGGCGGAGGTAGTCCGGTATGCCGCAGCGCACCCGGCCGACGTTCTGCTGGTCTGTAACGACGTCGCCAAGGGCGATTGGACCTACGACAAACGCGGTATGCGCGTGGGCCCTGCCACGGAACTGGTTGAGGAGATGGCAGCCGCGACGGGGAGGCACCTGCTGATGTGTACGACCGCCGAACTGCTTGACCGCGCTGCCAAGCATCTGAAGGTCAATATCAGCGCGAACACCGTGTCCGAAACTCGGCACCTTCCCGAAACGCTCATAGAATTCAAGTCGGCGCGAGGCAAGGGCAGCCACCACAGGGTCATCCCTAACCGGCTTCTCCGAGCTCTGATCGGGACTGATCCTCGCCGGCTACAGCCTTGGATCGAGCAGGACTATCTACCAGACCTCGCCGACGACATGTGGCTTTGGGACTCGGTTCGTTCGGCCGCAGTGGTTGCCGAGTGCCTCTCCCAGGAGATGCCTCCAAGATTCATCGCGAACGTTCTCGATGCCCTTGACGAGCGAGTGGCCGGAAAGAACCAACTTGTGGTTGCCAGCGATGGCCAGTGTAGTTGGGTCAGGCGCCGTGACGTCGATGCGTTCGTCGCGCAGTTGGACAAGGAGCCACAAGCCGTTCTCGACTATCGGCTCGTCGACACACGTCTACACCGTCGGCTCAGCGCGTTGGAAGCAAAGTATCCAGGAGACCCGGACCTGCTCGAGGGACTCGACGAGGACGCGCTGATGGTCTATTGGAGCAATGACCTAGCGGGTTGGATCCGTGCGAACACCGGAACCGGGACTTGGTCAGAAGACGAGGCAGGCTGA
- a CDS encoding AlbA family DNA-binding domain-containing protein — translation MRQQQVEVWVLDIVEAVVGGSRVEDDRVEAKRKWPTDHRKAARQIAGLANAAGGEAALWIVGLDEDGHLVADPGDVEPADWWAQVSKYFSEVAPDLNLLRVPTPHGTVAALWLETGRSPYVVTTNGHGGVDREVPWRRGTNLRSAHRSEILRAVVGEAEVPQLDAISGWVRALRRPAQGKGKFGEEAHPVGVEFEYWLDAYAEVAHPARLPEYRWAAHVTVGGQDIDLTRPSIRGPQMATGSNSFGIPTSQSVGSIVYVQNSGLHVNGSDSLALSGRHFVPDEGGELAGICARAQRAVLSFRLPLALSARRAALDARMRRISLTESEQPTSSAYRYVDERLGEFAIGGGIPYRYQGRYEKVD, via the coding sequence GTGCGCCAGCAACAGGTCGAGGTTTGGGTCCTCGACATCGTCGAGGCCGTTGTCGGGGGAAGTCGCGTTGAGGACGACCGCGTCGAAGCGAAGAGAAAATGGCCGACCGATCATCGCAAGGCGGCTCGGCAGATCGCTGGTCTGGCGAATGCGGCTGGAGGCGAAGCCGCACTATGGATCGTCGGCCTGGACGAGGACGGTCACCTCGTAGCCGACCCCGGCGATGTCGAGCCTGCCGACTGGTGGGCTCAGGTCTCAAAGTACTTCTCGGAGGTCGCCCCAGATCTGAACCTGTTGAGAGTCCCTACGCCGCACGGCACCGTCGCCGCGCTGTGGCTCGAGACGGGCCGCAGTCCCTATGTGGTCACGACCAACGGTCACGGCGGAGTCGACCGTGAAGTGCCGTGGCGTCGAGGAACCAATCTGCGGTCAGCCCATCGCAGCGAGATTCTTCGAGCCGTCGTGGGGGAAGCCGAGGTGCCGCAACTTGACGCAATCTCGGGATGGGTCCGGGCTCTTCGGCGACCTGCGCAGGGGAAGGGGAAGTTCGGCGAAGAGGCACATCCGGTAGGAGTCGAGTTCGAGTACTGGCTTGACGCATACGCCGAGGTTGCTCACCCGGCACGACTGCCCGAATACCGCTGGGCGGCACATGTGACCGTCGGCGGGCAAGACATCGACCTCACCCGTCCAAGCATCCGGGGACCGCAGATGGCGACAGGCTCCAACTCCTTCGGGATACCGACCTCGCAATCCGTGGGTTCGATTGTCTACGTGCAGAACTCAGGTCTGCACGTCAACGGATCAGACAGTTTGGCGTTGTCAGGCCGCCACTTCGTCCCTGACGAAGGCGGTGAACTTGCGGGCATCTGCGCACGGGCTCAGCGAGCAGTCCTCAGCTTCAGACTGCCATTGGCTCTGTCCGCGAGGCGCGCAGCGTTGGATGCACGGATGAGGCGCATTTCGCTCACGGAATCAGAGCAACCGACCTCTTCGGCGTATCGGTACGTCGACGAGCGGCTCGGCGAGTTCGCGATCGGCGGAGGTATCCCCTACCGCTACCAAGGGCGCTACGAGAAGGTCGACTGA
- a CDS encoding ImmA/IrrE family metallo-endopeptidase: protein MVRTAINPDVLEWAMLESARSVSDLESATQKPRDEVEKWLSGAVSPHLGELRRLGKLLGRSPFFFMLPEPPSSTPTAVEFRRALRKDINEDERAVELQALRWGRRTQSVARDLLNSADLLGNATTWAEDIELDDQASPARAAEQVRVWLAWDTATQVNATSKSAAFKSLRAAVEERGVLVALRSAGTSRFCGFSLPDPVAPLIYVNKDYELGSVRSFTLMHELGHVLRGNRRVCYGGDKGVEQWCNRFAAAFLMPRQHLLRYWTSQSLSITSPQDTDAVRRVANRYKTSWHASAVRLEQLGLAPSGTGDYVKKNRPESPEGGFAPGGGRTVPTIRLDEYGYAFARLVADAAEQGTLASLDARRLLNVNGPELAEVAALARGRDR, encoded by the coding sequence GTGGTCCGCACAGCGATCAATCCAGACGTTCTCGAATGGGCGATGTTGGAGTCCGCGCGCAGCGTTTCCGACCTCGAATCGGCGACGCAGAAGCCGCGCGACGAGGTCGAGAAGTGGTTGTCAGGTGCTGTCAGCCCGCACCTCGGAGAGTTGCGTCGTCTGGGCAAGTTGCTCGGCCGGTCGCCGTTCTTCTTCATGCTGCCGGAGCCGCCTTCCTCGACCCCGACCGCAGTTGAGTTTCGTCGCGCGCTTCGGAAGGACATCAACGAGGATGAACGTGCGGTAGAGCTACAGGCGCTCCGCTGGGGGCGTCGTACCCAGAGTGTGGCGCGAGATCTACTCAACAGTGCAGATCTACTCGGCAACGCCACGACCTGGGCCGAAGACATCGAGTTGGATGATCAGGCCAGTCCCGCACGCGCTGCTGAGCAAGTTCGAGTATGGCTCGCTTGGGACACGGCGACACAAGTCAATGCCACCAGCAAGTCTGCGGCCTTCAAGTCGCTCCGTGCGGCGGTTGAGGAACGGGGCGTCCTTGTCGCGCTTCGGTCTGCCGGGACCTCGCGGTTCTGCGGCTTCTCGCTTCCCGACCCAGTGGCGCCCCTGATCTACGTGAACAAGGACTACGAGCTCGGCAGTGTCCGCAGCTTCACCCTGATGCACGAACTCGGCCACGTCCTTCGAGGCAATCGCCGTGTGTGCTACGGCGGAGACAAAGGTGTAGAGCAGTGGTGCAATCGGTTCGCGGCTGCCTTTCTCATGCCCAGGCAGCACCTCCTCCGCTACTGGACAAGCCAGTCGCTCTCGATCACATCACCGCAAGACACGGATGCGGTGCGGCGGGTTGCAAATCGGTACAAGACGAGTTGGCATGCTTCAGCCGTTCGGCTTGAGCAGCTCGGACTCGCTCCCAGCGGCACCGGGGACTACGTCAAGAAGAACCGTCCAGAGTCCCCTGAGGGCGGCTTCGCTCCAGGCGGAGGACGGACAGTCCCGACCATCCGGCTAGACGAGTACGGCTACGCCTTCGCACGGTTGGTTGCCGACGCGGCGGAGCAAGGCACGCTCGCGTCCCTCGATGCTCGCCGTCTCTTGAACGTCAACGGCCCGGAACTGGCCGAGGTTGCGGCACTGGCACGAGGCCGGGACAGGTGA
- a CDS encoding DUF6602 domain-containing protein translates to MIVEKYWAGIARRLQIESGVMNALIPHQGEKGIANELTLSRLVADLLPPSIGVGTGVIFDSTGKTSSQTDIILFDQGQQPRLMAQTNQVMFPIETVRLAIEVKTRLSKTDIEEDFPGKLARLQALTPTSGSHPPFCLFAYSFADSDHSRATELSNLEASKAPALSCVVRPGYVRTSDRAGFVPLRSAEEGKQWVEPDAGQSGHLAIVDGTEYPVFMMGQYTGQRYVGDPGRALLIFCLSMLTALDGGAGRFDWLTAYTSEDLDAVEPVS, encoded by the coding sequence GTGATCGTAGAGAAGTACTGGGCTGGCATCGCGCGCCGGCTTCAGATCGAGTCGGGCGTCATGAACGCACTGATCCCTCACCAGGGCGAGAAGGGAATCGCCAATGAGCTAACTCTGTCGCGACTCGTTGCGGATCTGCTACCGCCGTCGATCGGAGTAGGCACTGGCGTCATCTTCGACAGCACCGGCAAAACCTCGTCCCAGACCGACATCATCTTGTTCGACCAGGGTCAGCAGCCGCGCTTGATGGCCCAGACCAACCAGGTGATGTTCCCAATCGAAACAGTTCGGTTGGCCATCGAGGTGAAGACGAGACTCAGCAAGACTGACATCGAAGAGGACTTCCCAGGCAAGTTGGCCAGGCTTCAGGCGCTGACCCCAACGAGCGGCTCTCATCCCCCGTTTTGTCTGTTCGCCTACTCCTTCGCTGACAGCGACCACAGTCGGGCCACCGAGTTGAGCAACCTCGAGGCGAGCAAAGCACCCGCTCTGTCATGCGTCGTACGCCCCGGTTACGTCCGCACCTCAGATAGGGCTGGTTTCGTCCCCCTTCGCAGCGCAGAGGAAGGCAAGCAGTGGGTCGAACCCGACGCAGGTCAGTCCGGACACCTTGCCATTGTCGACGGAACTGAGTATCCGGTTTTCATGATGGGGCAATACACGGGCCAGCGATACGTGGGCGACCCCGGGCGCGCGTTGCTGATCTTCTGCTTGTCAATGCTGACAGCGCTCGATGGCGGCGCTGGACGCTTCGACTGGTTGACCGCATACACCAGCGAAGACCTCGATGCCGTCGAGCCCGTCAGTTGA
- a CDS encoding nucleotide pyrophosphohydrolase, with amino-acid sequence MGEDLDRLRESLEAFRTERDWQKFHDVKNLAMALSGEVGEICSLLQWTHSSDLEEWLADEQNHARLADEIGDTLAYLLYLAEAAQVDLVAACANKLAKNRNRYPTDLARGRSTKYSDLIREKPSPARGEAL; translated from the coding sequence ATGGGAGAGGACCTTGATCGTCTACGCGAAAGCCTCGAAGCGTTCCGGACAGAGCGCGATTGGCAGAAGTTCCACGATGTGAAGAACTTGGCGATGGCCCTGTCAGGGGAAGTGGGCGAGATCTGTTCGCTTCTGCAGTGGACGCATTCGAGCGATCTTGAGGAATGGCTCGCGGACGAGCAGAACCACGCTCGCCTTGCCGATGAGATCGGCGACACACTCGCGTACCTGCTGTACCTCGCCGAAGCTGCGCAGGTGGACTTGGTTGCGGCCTGCGCGAACAAACTGGCGAAGAACCGGAACCGCTACCCGACTGATCTCGCGCGCGGACGCTCAACGAAGTATTCGGACTTGATACGCGAGAAGCCAAGCCCTGCCCGAGGGGAGGCCCTATGA
- a CDS encoding tetratricopeptide repeat protein — translation MAHLDENTLQRMFDAGCDALERGANDQAIELLQPVAQWGASVAMFNLAIALKRRGDLNRAIEWYTKAARAGDVDAMAYLGWMHRWLGATDEAANWYREAQRHGHQQAGPALAALAFDTTSTAAQTVRATASMAARAHAQRGSMELATQSWMTAAESGDAESMYQLGLAAEQRRDLGEAILWHRAASRAGFAQADARLNFIEQQR, via the coding sequence ATGGCACACCTTGACGAGAACACTCTTCAGCGCATGTTTGACGCGGGGTGTGACGCCCTCGAAAGGGGCGCGAACGACCAAGCCATCGAGCTCCTTCAACCAGTCGCCCAGTGGGGCGCGAGCGTCGCTATGTTCAACCTCGCCATCGCCTTGAAGCGGCGCGGCGACCTGAACCGCGCAATCGAGTGGTACACCAAGGCCGCGCGTGCCGGAGATGTCGATGCAATGGCATACCTCGGCTGGATGCACAGGTGGCTCGGGGCGACTGATGAAGCAGCCAATTGGTACCGTGAGGCACAGCGCCACGGGCACCAGCAAGCAGGTCCAGCCCTCGCGGCACTCGCTTTTGACACGACGTCAACGGCCGCCCAAACAGTACGGGCGACGGCCTCTATGGCAGCACGAGCCCACGCTCAACGCGGCTCGATGGAGTTGGCGACTCAGTCCTGGATGACGGCCGCCGAGTCGGGCGACGCCGAGTCGATGTACCAGCTCGGCCTCGCTGCAGAACAGCGACGAGATCTGGGGGAAGCCATCCTCTGGCACAGGGCTGCCAGTCGTGCCGGGTTCGCTCAGGCGGATGCGCGGCTGAACTTCATTGAACAGCAGCGCTGA